The genome window AACGATCTGACGATTGAACCCCTTTTTAGGAGTACAGCATGGCCACAGCCAAGAAGGCGCCGGCGAAGAAAGCCGCGCCCGCCAAGAAAGCCGCTCCGGCTAAGAAAGCCCCGGCCGCCAAGAAGGCCGCTCCGGCCAAGAAGGCCGCGACCAAGGCTCCCCGCAAGGTCAACGCCGCCTTCCTCAAGCCCATGACCCCCAGCGCCACGCTGGCCGCCATCATCGGCCCGGCCCCGCTGCCGCGTACCGAAGTCACGCGCAAGATCTGGGAATACATCAAGAAGCACAAGCTGCAGGATCCCAAGGCCAAGCGCAACATCAACGGCGACGCCAAGCTCAAGGAGCTGTTCGGCAAGCCCAGCGTCGACATGTTCGAGTTGACCAAGATCGTCAACGCTCACCTGAAATAAGCAGGCAGCCCCGTCCGACGGGACTCCCGCCAGCGCCCGGCCAACATGGTCCGGGCGCATCGCAGGCCCGGCCTCGCCCGGCCTACGAACCTCCGGCGCCCGCGCCGCGCAGGATCAGGATCTTCCCCTGCCTGGCATCGGTCAGCAGATACAGTTCTCCCGACGCCCCCATCACGACATCGCGGATCCGGCTGCCCATGCCGGTCAGCAGACGCTCTTCGCGCACGACTTTCTCGCCGTCCAGCTGCAAGCGTATCAACGCCTGTCCGCTCAAGGCGCCGGTGAACAGGCTGCCCGTCCACGAAGGAATGGCCTGGCTGGTATAGAACGCCAACCCGCTCGGCGACACCGACGGCACCCAGCTGTACAAGGGCGGTTCGAAGCCCGGCGGCGACGCCTCCTGCCCGATCCGGCCGCCGCCATACTCTTCGCCGTACGTGTACAGGGGCCAGCCGTAATTCTTGCCGGCGCGCACGACGTTCAACTCGTCGCCGCCCTGCGGACCATGCTCGATCATCCACAATTCGCCAGTACCTGGGTTCAGCGCCGCGCCCTGGGGATTGCGATGGCCCAGCGACCAGATCTCGGGCAGCGCCCCCTTGTCGCCAGCGAACGGATTGTCGCGCGGCACGCTGCCATCGTCGTTGACCCGGACGACCTTGCCGTGATGCGTGTTCAAGCCCTGGGCGTCCGGACGGGTCTGGCGGCTGGAGCGTTCGCCCAGCGTGATGAACAGTTTGCCGTCGCGCGCGAACACCAGGCGGGAACCGAAGTGCAGCGTGCTGGCGAACTTGGGAGACTGGCGGAAGATGACCCGGGAGTCGGCAAAGCGCCAGTGGCCGCCTTCCTGCACCAGCTTTCCGCGCGCGACCGCAGTACTGTTCCCACTCTCGCCCGCCTCGGCATAGCTCAGGTACACAAGTCCATTGCGCGCGAAATCCGGATGCAGCACCACGTCCAGCAAACCGCCCTGGCCACGAGCATCCACCTTGGGTACGCCCTCCACGGGCGCCGAGACCTGCCCCTGCCCCGACACCACGCGCAAGCGTCCGGGCCGTTCGGTTACCAGGGCGCCCCCTTGCGGCAGCAGCGCAAGACCCCAGGGGTGCTCCAGGCCCTCGGCCCAGGTGGACAACTGCACCCCGGCAGGCAACGCCGCGCGAGTCATGGGTACGTCCTGCCCTGGCCGCACGGGCTGGGCCAC of Pigmentiphaga sp. H8 contains these proteins:
- a CDS encoding SWIB/MDM2 domain-containing protein; its protein translation is MATAKKAPAKKAAPAKKAAPAKKAPAAKKAAPAKKAATKAPRKVNAAFLKPMTPSATLAAIIGPAPLPRTEVTRKIWEYIKKHKLQDPKAKRNINGDAKLKELFGKPSVDMFELTKIVNAHLK
- a CDS encoding PQQ-dependent sugar dehydrogenase, with the protein product MRSGRWMAGWVVALGITVGATSVAQPVRPGQDVPMTRAALPAGVQLSTWAEGLEHPWGLALLPQGGALVTERPGRLRVVSGQGQVSAPVEGVPKVDARGQGGLLDVVLHPDFARNGLVYLSYAEAGESGNSTAVARGKLVQEGGHWRFADSRVIFRQSPKFASTLHFGSRLVFARDGKLFITLGERSSRQTRPDAQGLNTHHGKVVRVNDDGSVPRDNPFAGDKGALPEIWSLGHRNPQGAALNPGTGELWMIEHGPQGGDELNVVRAGKNYGWPLYTYGEEYGGGRIGQEASPPGFEPPLYSWVPSVSPSGLAFYTSQAIPSWTGSLFTGALSGQALIRLQLDGEKVVREERLLTGMGSRIRDVVMGASGELYLLTDARQGKILILRGAGAGGS